In the genome of Pantoea agglomerans, the window TTGCTGACAATCTCTTTAGGCAGGAGATCGAAAAAGGTCGTGACCTTTTTGCCCAGCGCACCGCCCGGCGGCGTAAAGCGCAGCGTCAGCGCCAGTTCGGTTCCCCACTCGCCGGGCGCCGGGCGCAGCAGCAGCTCGCCCTCGTTGGGGATGTCCGCGCCCTCCAGCGACTGCCAGGCGATGATGTCGCCCGGCTGCGCCTCGACGATGCGGCTCTCCCATGAGTAATGTTTGCCGAGCGGCCCGTCGACCTGCCACTGCGCGTCGCTTTTGTTAAGGGGCGTCACGGTGGCGAAATGGCTCATGATGCGCGGTAAGGTATCGGGTGCCAGCCAGAGCGCAAACAGCTCTTCAGCGGGACGTCCAACGGTTATCCAGCGCCGCAATACGAGCACATCGGCCGCGGCTTCAGGTTGTAATTTTTTGGCCAAAGGATCCTCCCGTAAGGCGCAATCAGGCGATGAACATAATTTGAGTTAAGTTCAGAGGATCGGATATTGCGAGCGTAACCGCAGATAGAGAGGGGCGCACGAGGGGGTGAAAAAAAGCCGGGAACTTTCCCCG includes:
- a CDS encoding SRPBCC family protein, yielding MAKKLQPEAAADVLVLRRWITVGRPAEELFALWLAPDTLPRIMSHFATVTPLNKSDAQWQVDGPLGKHYSWESRIVEAQPGDIIAWQSLEGADIPNEGELLLRPAPGEWGTELALTLRFTPPGGALGKKVTTFFDLLPKEIVSKALHRFKSLAETGEIPTLDGQPAGRHADRQDKEK